The Deltaproteobacteria bacterium genome window below encodes:
- a CDS encoding TlyA family RNA methyltransferase, with protein MKNATPRKMRLDTLLVERGIAATRQRAKALILSGSVVVDDHRVEKAGALVSPDADIRVRGEDNPYVSRGGLKLKGALDRFGIDVRGKVALDVGASTGGFTDCLLQEGARRVYAVDVGYGQLAWKLRQDERVVLFERTNIRHFDGRGIEEAIEIAVVDVSFISLTLVLPVVLKLTERGGSILALIKPQFEAGRGEVGKKGVVRDPAVHERVVREIVDLSDRLGVAVAGTCESPITGPEGNREFFLHGVKR; from the coding sequence ATGAAAAATGCCACACCTCGGAAAATGAGGCTCGATACGCTCCTGGTTGAACGGGGGATAGCGGCGACGAGGCAGCGGGCAAAGGCGCTGATCCTCTCCGGTTCCGTCGTGGTCGATGACCACCGCGTCGAAAAGGCCGGTGCCCTTGTTTCGCCCGATGCCGATATCCGCGTCCGTGGCGAGGATAATCCCTATGTCAGCCGTGGCGGCTTGAAGCTCAAGGGAGCTCTGGACCGGTTCGGTATCGATGTCCGGGGAAAGGTGGCCCTCGACGTCGGCGCTTCCACAGGCGGTTTCACCGATTGCCTGCTCCAGGAGGGCGCCCGCAGGGTGTATGCCGTGGACGTGGGATACGGGCAGCTTGCCTGGAAGCTCAGGCAGGACGAACGGGTCGTTCTCTTTGAACGCACCAATATCCGTCATTTCGACGGCCGGGGCATCGAGGAGGCCATCGAGATTGCCGTTGTCGATGTTTCCTTTATCTCTCTGACACTGGTGCTCCCCGTGGTGTTGAAACTGACGGAACGGGGAGGAAGCATACTTGCCCTCATCAAGCCGCAGTTCGAGGCGGGCAGGGGTGAAGTGGGCAAAAAGGGCGTGGTGCGGGACCCGGCGGTCCATGAACGGGTGGTGCGGGAGATCGTCGATCTCAGTGACCGTCTGGGAGTGGCCGTCGCGGGGACCTGCGAGTCGCCCATCACCGGGCCCGAGGGGAACAGGGAATTCTTTCTCCATGGGGTCAAGCGTTGA
- the ispH gene encoding 4-hydroxy-3-methylbut-2-enyl diphosphate reductase, producing MRVKLAHTAGFCMGVKRAVDIALDMAQRGGEEKIYTYGPLIHNPQTIEILESRGVIPLTDVNGVQDGLVIIRAHGISPEDREKIRRKGIAIVDATCPKVARVQAIIKKHSGSGYTVLIAGDRTHPEVIGLLGYASDRGIVVGGPDEIASLPPLEKVCLVTQTTLNSAVFESIVTAVREKYPGAVIFNTICDSTERRQTEIRNMATEMDAIIIVGGKNSANTRQLAAISRKLGAPTFHVETAAELEALDLGGYEKIGVSAGASTPNWITDGVIDYLTHYREGSSRFGLSRLYRFWSFLVRTDLYSAIGAGFLSAASMILQGLALSVLPILIASFYVYAVHVINRLRSRNIARLMGSYRKELYSRHTNLQYALALVCLAVALVLSFLAGPAPFVILLVLSVFGVLYNIRIFPWRRRVDRLADIPGTKSLFVALAWAAATALLPPAGAGGFFEPAAVMAFLFVFTLVFVKSALSDMMDIQSDRLVGEETLPVVLGEAGTKKLLKVMSLAMGLLLVAGYLAGWGAGVAPVLLLPIFYVWICFRVCDKRARFSSIMLEGLLGANYIIAGLVAGLWFMIITRF from the coding sequence ATGCGCGTCAAACTGGCACATACAGCGGGATTCTGCATGGGCGTGAAGAGGGCCGTTGATATCGCCCTCGATATGGCCCAGCGGGGCGGGGAAGAGAAGATATATACCTACGGTCCCCTGATCCACAATCCGCAGACCATAGAGATCCTCGAATCACGGGGGGTCATTCCGCTGACCGATGTCAACGGGGTTCAGGACGGGCTCGTCATTATCCGGGCGCACGGGATATCCCCCGAAGACCGCGAGAAGATCAGGCGCAAGGGAATTGCCATCGTGGACGCCACCTGTCCCAAGGTGGCACGGGTCCAGGCGATCATCAAGAAGCACAGCGGCAGCGGCTATACGGTGCTCATCGCCGGCGACCGGACCCACCCCGAGGTTATCGGTCTGCTCGGCTACGCGTCTGACCGCGGCATCGTGGTGGGCGGTCCCGATGAGATCGCCTCGCTGCCGCCCCTCGAAAAGGTCTGCCTGGTGACGCAGACAACGCTGAATTCCGCCGTTTTTGAATCGATCGTCACCGCCGTCAGGGAAAAATATCCCGGCGCCGTCATATTCAACACCATCTGCGATTCCACGGAGCGCCGCCAGACCGAGATCAGGAACATGGCGACCGAGATGGACGCGATCATCATCGTGGGAGGGAAGAACAGTGCCAATACCCGCCAGCTTGCCGCCATATCGCGGAAACTGGGGGCCCCGACCTTCCATGTCGAAACGGCCGCCGAACTGGAGGCCCTGGACCTCGGCGGGTATGAGAAGATAGGTGTCTCCGCCGGCGCGTCGACGCCGAACTGGATCACCGACGGTGTCATAGATTATCTGACGCATTACCGGGAAGGATCGAGCCGGTTCGGATTGTCACGCCTTTATCGTTTCTGGTCGTTTCTGGTCCGCACCGACCTGTATTCGGCGATCGGCGCCGGCTTTCTCTCGGCGGCGAGCATGATCCTCCAGGGACTGGCCCTCAGCGTTCTCCCCATCCTTATCGCGTCTTTTTACGTCTATGCCGTGCACGTCATCAACCGCCTGCGGAGCAGAAATATCGCGCGGCTCATGGGCAGCTACCGCAAGGAACTTTACAGCCGGCATACGAACCTCCAGTACGCCCTCGCCCTCGTCTGCCTGGCGGTGGCCCTGGTCCTTTCCTTCCTGGCGGGACCGGCCCCCTTCGTCATTCTCCTTGTTCTCTCCGTGTTCGGCGTCCTTTACAACATCAGGATCTTTCCCTGGCGCCGGCGGGTGGACCGCCTGGCGGATATCCCCGGAACGAAAAGCCTCTTTGTCGCGCTGGCGTGGGCCGCCGCAACGGCACTTCTTCCCCCGGCGGGTGCCGGCGGGTTCTTCGAACCGGCGGCGGTCATGGCCTTTCTGTTCGTCTTTACACTTGTGTTTGTAAAGTCGGCGCTCTCGGACATGATGGATATTCAGAGTGACCGGCTTGTCGGAGAAGAGACGCTCCCCGTCGTCCTGGGTGAGGCGGGGACGAAAAAACTGCTCAAGGTCATGTCCCTTGCCATGGGGCTTCTGCTCGTGGCGGGTTACCTGGCGGGATGGGGTGCCGGCGTTGCACCGGTGCTTCTGCTGCCCATATTTTATGTGTGGATTTGTTTCCGGGTTTGTGATAAAAGAGCCCGATTTTCAAGCATTATGCTGGAAGGGCTTCTGGGGGCGAATTACATAATCGCCGGACTCGTTGCGGGGCTGTGGTTTATGATCATCACCCGTTTTTAA
- a CDS encoding 4Fe-4S binding protein, with protein MAYVITDECIACGSCEDECPVGAISEGDDKYVIDPDTCTDCGACADICPVEAIVPGD; from the coding sequence ATGGCATATGTAATCACCGATGAATGCATCGCCTGTGGAAGCTGCGAAGACGAATGTCCCGTGGGGGCCATCAGTGAGGGGGATGATAAGTACGTGATCGATCCGGATACGTGCACGGACTGTGGTGCCTGTGCCGATATCTGCCCTGTCGAAGCGATCGTGCCGGGAGATTGA
- a CDS encoding dTMP kinase gives MSVFIAFEGIEGCGKTTQVGKAADYLTKRGIPFLCTVEPGGTGVGEELRNILLNKVSLRIHQMTELFLFAADRIQHVEEVILPALRSGTVVLCDRFADATVAYQGYGRELDIDVVRAVNRWASGSATPDMTILIDLPVEVGLERAKNRSVRLETPDDRFERERVEFHRRVRAGYLRLAGEEPDRFRLIDGTRGIDAIHEEIRGHIARLLAR, from the coding sequence ATGAGTGTGTTCATTGCCTTTGAAGGAATTGAAGGTTGCGGAAAGACCACACAGGTCGGAAAGGCGGCGGATTATCTGACGAAGAGGGGCATCCCCTTCCTGTGCACCGTTGAGCCGGGTGGAACCGGGGTCGGCGAGGAACTGCGAAACATCCTTCTGAACAAGGTATCCCTCCGCATCCACCAGATGACGGAACTGTTCCTCTTCGCGGCGGACCGGATACAGCACGTTGAGGAGGTCATACTTCCGGCCCTGCGATCGGGAACGGTGGTTCTCTGTGACCGGTTCGCCGATGCCACCGTCGCGTACCAGGGTTATGGACGGGAACTGGATATCGACGTTGTGCGGGCCGTGAACCGCTGGGCGTCGGGGTCCGCCACACCGGACATGACGATCCTGATAGACCTTCCGGTGGAGGTGGGGCTTGAGCGGGCGAAAAACCGCTCGGTACGGCTGGAAACGCCTGATGACCGGTTCGAGCGAGAACGCGTGGAGTTTCACCGCCGGGTCAGGGCGGGGTATCTCCGGCTTGCCGGGGAGGAGCCCGACCGGTTCCGCCTGATCGACGGAACCCGGGGTATCGATGCCATTCACGAAGAGATTCGCGGCCATATCGCACGGCTGCTTGCCCGGTGA
- the holB gene encoding DNA polymerase III subunit delta': MSFQDIYGQEIPIAILRNSLRRGRVPHAYLFHGMDGVGKRTTARVLAKALNCRERTDDSCDHCPSCLKIDHGNHPDIVFMEPDGVFIKIEMVRDLRSQIKYRPFEGRVRVFIIDEADRMNAPAANALLKTLEEPSVSNVIILLTANLHDLNQTIRSRCQKIRFNPIRTDVVASFLKEKRSVADDEADELASASWGSIGAAIAMEQGERRALKTELIEILLAARSDRTPRSMVMLSGNLDADKKSLPEKLDILRSWYRDVLVYSETGSREGLLHRDLADATKQMAEDMTTRRILENIETVGRACRAIAQNANKQLTLESMVFKLLR, encoded by the coding sequence ATGTCGTTCCAGGATATATACGGACAGGAAATACCCATCGCAATACTACGGAATTCCCTTCGCCGCGGGCGGGTGCCCCACGCCTACCTCTTTCACGGCATGGACGGTGTGGGAAAACGAACCACCGCCCGGGTCCTGGCCAAGGCACTGAACTGCCGGGAACGAACCGACGATTCCTGCGATCACTGTCCCTCCTGCCTGAAGATAGACCACGGCAACCACCCCGACATCGTTTTCATGGAACCCGACGGGGTATTCATCAAGATCGAAATGGTCCGGGACCTGCGGAGCCAGATCAAGTACCGGCCCTTTGAAGGGCGGGTCCGGGTATTCATCATTGACGAGGCCGACAGGATGAACGCACCCGCCGCCAACGCCCTTTTAAAGACCCTTGAAGAACCCTCGGTCTCGAACGTCATTATCCTGCTGACGGCGAACCTGCACGATCTGAACCAGACGATCCGGTCACGGTGCCAGAAGATCCGATTCAATCCGATCCGTACCGACGTGGTGGCGTCGTTTCTCAAGGAGAAACGGTCCGTTGCCGACGATGAGGCCGATGAACTGGCATCGGCGTCATGGGGCAGTATCGGCGCCGCCATCGCCATGGAACAGGGGGAACGGCGGGCCCTGAAGACGGAGCTGATAGAGATACTCCTTGCCGCCCGGAGCGACAGGACCCCAAGATCAATGGTCATGCTCTCAGGAAATCTTGACGCGGACAAAAAGTCGCTCCCCGAGAAACTGGATATCCTGCGGAGTTGGTACCGCGATGTCCTGGTATACAGCGAGACGGGCAGCCGTGAAGGTCTGCTCCACCGCGACCTGGCCGATGCAACGAAACAGATGGCCGAGGATATGACGACCCGGCGCATCCTGGAGAACATCGAAACCGTCGGCCGGGCCTGCCGTGCCATCGCCCAGAATGCCAATAAACAGTTGACTTTGGAGTCGATGGTGTTTAAGCTTCTCCGGTAA
- a CDS encoding stage 0 sporulation family protein: MDNSTEQTISIVGVRFKDRGKVYTFAAGELQLKKDDFVVVHAEDRLAVGTVVTDVMVLPDGKLPENLKKVERKATGDDLKAYESNKGLEAEAFNFCGERIEKRNLPMKLVDVECLLDRSKVIFFFVADNRVDFRELVKDLVQKYKTRIELRQIWVRSEARLCGGIGICGRELCCASFLNTFAPVSIKMAKEQNMLLNPEKISGLCGRLMCCLAFENDIYTKVKKRMPKCGKNIETPAGKGKVVRQNVLEEKICVYLEEGKEIEISIDEYRKYN; encoded by the coding sequence ATGGATAATAGCACCGAACAGACGATCAGCATCGTCGGCGTTAGGTTCAAGGACAGGGGAAAGGTCTATACCTTCGCGGCCGGTGAACTTCAGCTGAAAAAGGATGATTTTGTGGTCGTCCACGCTGAGGACCGTCTCGCCGTCGGCACGGTCGTGACGGATGTCATGGTCCTTCCCGACGGGAAACTGCCGGAAAATCTGAAAAAGGTCGAACGGAAAGCGACCGGTGACGATTTGAAAGCCTACGAATCGAACAAGGGACTCGAAGCGGAGGCCTTTAATTTCTGCGGCGAGCGGATAGAAAAACGGAATCTCCCCATGAAGCTCGTTGATGTGGAATGCCTCCTGGATCGGAGCAAGGTCATCTTTTTCTTCGTCGCCGACAACCGGGTCGACTTCCGGGAACTGGTAAAGGACCTGGTCCAGAAATACAAGACCAGGATAGAACTGCGACAGATCTGGGTGCGGAGCGAAGCCCGCCTCTGCGGGGGGATCGGTATTTGCGGCCGTGAGCTCTGCTGCGCGAGTTTCCTCAACACCTTTGCCCCGGTGTCGATAAAGATGGCCAAGGAACAGAACATGCTGCTCAATCCCGAAAAGATATCGGGACTCTGTGGTCGGCTCATGTGCTGCCTGGCCTTTGAGAATGACATCTATACGAAAGTAAAGAAAAGAATGCCCAAATGCGGCAAGAACATAGAAACGCCGGCGGGGAAGGGCAAGGTGGTCCGGCAGAACGTTCTCGAGGAAAAGATCTGTGTCTACCTTGAAGAGGGAAAGGAAATAGAGATCAGCATCGACGAATACCGGAAGTATAACTGA
- the metG gene encoding methionine--tRNA ligase, whose amino-acid sequence MDKSFYVTTPIYYVNASPHIGHAYTTIVADVMARFHRLAGYQTYFLTGTDEHGDKVAEAAREAGETPQSYTDRISALFRDLWPELRITNDFFIRTTDAQHIEVVRSILQKVYDAGDIYFGEYEGFYCVGCERFYRESELVDGKCPDHLTEPEYRQESNYFFRMSKYQDWLIGHIRDNPDFIRPERYRNEALAFLREPLEDLCISRPKTRLTWGITLPFDENYVTYVWFDALINYLTGVGYPDGETYRTFWPAVQHLIAKDILKPHGIYWPTMLKAAGVEPYRNLDVHGYWNIEHGKMSKSHGTVVKPLDLKDKYGLDPFRYYLMRDMVFGLDAAFSEEGMVQRLNSDLANDLGNLVSRSLSMADKYCQGKVPDAGHAEGGDTALIERGESLIDEVTGSFSTLQFHKALISVWDFINMTNKYIVEQEPWLLAKDESRRGRLEAVMYNILEALRIIAVILSPFMPGTAEEMLRRLGISEQQDFSHVRTWGGLRAGSELVRGESLFPRVVFEKAEEAAAPRLTDVKKEVTFNDFEKLDIRVAEILEAEMVPKSNKLVKMKINVGEERIIVAGMGNDYTPGELVGKKIAVVVNLKPTKLMGVESRGMLLAAETDDNGYTLVTFDGDAKVGAKVQ is encoded by the coding sequence ATGGACAAAAGTTTTTATGTAACGACGCCCATATATTACGTGAACGCGTCACCCCATATCGGGCATGCATATACGACCATTGTGGCCGACGTCATGGCCCGGTTCCACCGGCTTGCGGGGTATCAAACATATTTCCTGACGGGCACCGACGAGCACGGCGACAAGGTGGCCGAGGCGGCCCGGGAAGCGGGGGAAACGCCCCAGTCTTATACGGACCGCATCAGCGCCCTCTTCAGGGACCTCTGGCCGGAGCTACGGATCACCAACGATTTCTTCATCAGGACCACCGACGCGCAGCACATAGAGGTTGTGCGGTCGATCCTGCAGAAGGTCTATGACGCCGGCGATATCTATTTCGGTGAATACGAGGGCTTTTACTGTGTCGGCTGCGAGCGGTTCTACCGTGAATCGGAACTGGTCGACGGCAAGTGCCCCGACCACCTGACGGAGCCCGAGTACCGCCAGGAAAGCAATTACTTTTTCAGGATGAGCAAATACCAGGACTGGCTCATCGGTCATATCAGGGACAATCCCGATTTCATCAGGCCCGAGCGGTACCGGAACGAGGCCCTGGCCTTTCTCCGGGAGCCCCTCGAAGACCTGTGCATCTCGCGGCCCAAGACGCGGCTGACCTGGGGGATCACCCTTCCCTTCGATGAAAATTACGTTACCTATGTCTGGTTCGACGCGCTCATAAACTATCTCACCGGCGTGGGGTACCCCGACGGGGAAACCTACCGGACCTTCTGGCCCGCGGTACAGCACCTTATCGCGAAGGATATCCTGAAACCGCACGGCATTTACTGGCCCACCATGCTGAAGGCCGCCGGCGTTGAACCCTACCGGAATCTCGATGTTCACGGGTACTGGAACATCGAGCACGGGAAGATGTCAAAAAGTCATGGAACGGTGGTCAAACCCCTGGACCTCAAGGACAAATACGGTCTCGATCCTTTCCGGTACTACCTTATGCGGGACATGGTGTTCGGGCTGGATGCCGCTTTCAGCGAGGAAGGCATGGTGCAGCGGCTTAACTCGGACCTGGCCAACGACCTGGGCAACTTGGTGAGCCGGTCGCTCTCCATGGCCGACAAGTACTGTCAGGGAAAGGTCCCTGATGCGGGGCATGCCGAAGGCGGGGATACGGCCCTCATCGAGCGGGGCGAATCCCTTATCGACGAGGTGACCGGTTCCTTTTCGACCCTGCAGTTTCACAAGGCGCTGATATCGGTCTGGGATTTCATCAACATGACCAATAAATACATCGTGGAGCAGGAGCCGTGGCTGCTGGCCAAGGACGAATCCCGACGCGGGCGTCTCGAAGCCGTTATGTACAACATTCTCGAAGCCCTGCGGATCATCGCCGTGATCCTTTCTCCCTTCATGCCCGGGACCGCCGAGGAGATGCTGCGCCGTCTGGGCATATCAGAACAGCAGGATTTCTCCCATGTCAGGACCTGGGGTGGCCTCCGGGCGGGCAGCGAACTGGTCCGGGGTGAGTCCCTTTTCCCACGGGTCGTCTTTGAAAAGGCCGAAGAGGCCGCGGCGCCGAGGTTGACGGACGTGAAAAAAGAAGTAACCTTCAATGACTTCGAAAAACTGGACATCCGGGTCGCCGAGATCCTGGAGGCCGAGATGGTCCCCAAGTCGAACAAGCTCGTCAAAATGAAGATCAATGTGGGTGAGGAACGGATCATCGTTGCCGGCATGGGCAACGATTACACCCCCGGGGAACTGGTGGGGAAAAAGATCGCCGTCGTGGTCAACCTGAAACCCACAAAGCTCATGGGAGTTGAATCGCGGGGCATGCTCCTTGCCGCGGAGACCGACGACAACGGTTACACCCTCGTCACCTTCGACGGGGACGCGAAGGTAGGGGCAAAGGTCCAGTGA
- a CDS encoding cytidylate kinase family protein, which produces MSLITITSGIGCGENAIARIIQERLGFTIYDDRRLQEEAVAMGISSEELQSLNETAPGLLNRLVSTKPRIYLDIMEAVVYRVSGKDNAIILGHGAPFLLRDFGCALHVRVYASETGRIELLRTTQGISEETAKKLIQKSDRDRRHFMQYAFHMEWENPSLYDLIVNRDKLGIEGCADIIMEARESEQAGVCSITMMDEIERRALQKQAETAILKNALNPGDIHVDVPEQGIVVITGIINPLEPEEKLVNAVKAVPGVRDVKVDLAYEKIHDI; this is translated from the coding sequence ATGTCCCTGATAACGATCACCTCGGGAATCGGCTGCGGGGAAAATGCCATCGCGAGGATCATCCAGGAGCGTCTCGGATTCACCATTTATGACGACCGCCGGCTTCAGGAAGAGGCCGTGGCGATGGGGATTTCCTCCGAGGAATTACAAAGCCTCAATGAAACGGCACCCGGTCTTCTCAACCGGCTTGTCAGCACGAAACCCCGGATCTACCTGGATATCATGGAAGCCGTTGTCTACCGCGTATCCGGCAAGGATAACGCCATCATCCTCGGGCACGGAGCCCCCTTTCTTCTGAGGGACTTCGGCTGTGCCCTCCATGTACGTGTCTACGCGTCCGAGACTGGACGCATCGAGCTGTTACGGACCACACAGGGCATCAGTGAGGAAACGGCAAAGAAGCTGATCCAGAAGAGCGACCGGGACCGCAGGCATTTCATGCAGTACGCCTTCCACATGGAGTGGGAAAACCCTTCACTGTACGACCTGATCGTCAACCGTGACAAGCTGGGGATCGAAGGGTGCGCCGACATCATCATGGAGGCCCGCGAATCGGAACAGGCCGGCGTGTGCAGTATCACCATGATGGATGAGATCGAGCGGCGGGCCTTGCAGAAACAGGCGGAAACAGCGATCCTGAAGAACGCCCTCAACCCCGGGGATATTCATGTCGACGTACCGGAACAGGGAATCGTCGTCATCACGGGGATCATCAACCCCCTCGAACCGGAGGAGAAACTCGTCAACGCCGTCAAGGCCGTTCCGGGTGTCCGTGACGTGAAGGTCGACCTGGCCTACGAGAAGATACATGACATTTAG
- a CDS encoding class II fructose-bisphosphate aldolase, whose protein sequence is MIYGDMKQLKKGIEGVLNIDGDRVTVLDEEKLKADRIDALIYTGVFNPDEAVREAARWLIRRAGASLGILSQSIQPLYNAMGKKEVSGFTVPAINIRGITYHCAQAVFRSALKDRVGPVIFEIARSEIGYTDQRPAEYTAAITAAAIKTGYMGPLFLQGDHFQINAKKYAADPAAEVDAVKALIREAIAGGFYNIDIDASTIVDLSKPTIKEQQEGNYSITAEMTAFIRELEPEGITISVGGEIGEVGTKNTTVEEFEIFMENYLDTLRGKGPGLAGISKISIQTGTTHGGVPLPDGSIADVKIDFDTLKDISESARVGFGLSGAVQHGASTLPNEAFHHFPRTGTAEIHLATGFQNIIYDSTHFPGELKDRIYGHIRTKLAGEKKEKDTEEQFLYKTRKKGFGPFKKDLWELPPDILNALCAELEKQFSFLFDRLNVLNTEDIVDRYVKPVDVPLKKPASL, encoded by the coding sequence ATGATCTACGGTGACATGAAACAACTGAAAAAGGGCATTGAGGGAGTACTGAACATCGACGGCGATAGGGTTACCGTTCTTGACGAAGAGAAACTGAAGGCGGACCGTATCGACGCCCTCATATACACCGGTGTTTTTAATCCCGACGAAGCGGTCAGGGAGGCGGCGCGGTGGTTGATCCGGCGCGCCGGCGCGTCCCTGGGCATCCTGTCCCAGTCCATCCAGCCGCTCTACAATGCCATGGGGAAAAAGGAAGTATCGGGGTTCACCGTCCCGGCCATCAATATCCGGGGCATTACCTATCATTGCGCGCAGGCTGTTTTCCGGTCGGCCCTCAAGGACCGTGTCGGGCCCGTTATTTTCGAGATCGCCCGTTCCGAGATCGGCTATACGGACCAGAGACCCGCCGAGTACACGGCAGCCATCACGGCGGCGGCGATCAAGACCGGATACATGGGCCCGCTCTTTCTCCAGGGAGACCATTTTCAGATAAACGCGAAGAAGTACGCCGCTGATCCGGCGGCGGAAGTCGACGCCGTGAAGGCCCTGATCCGTGAGGCCATTGCGGGCGGGTTCTACAATATCGATATCGATGCCTCCACCATCGTTGACCTGTCGAAACCGACGATCAAGGAACAGCAGGAAGGGAACTACTCGATAACCGCCGAGATGACGGCGTTCATCAGGGAGCTCGAACCGGAGGGGATCACCATATCGGTGGGCGGCGAGATCGGCGAAGTGGGGACCAAGAACACCACGGTCGAAGAATTCGAAATCTTCATGGAGAATTATCTCGACACGTTGCGCGGGAAGGGACCGGGGCTTGCGGGGATCAGCAAGATCAGCATTCAGACGGGGACCACTCACGGCGGCGTGCCCCTCCCCGATGGTTCCATCGCCGATGTGAAGATCGATTTCGACACCCTGAAAGATATCTCCGAATCGGCGCGGGTCGGCTTCGGTCTCTCCGGAGCCGTGCAGCACGGAGCCTCGACGCTGCCGAACGAGGCTTTCCACCATTTCCCCCGGACGGGAACAGCGGAGATACACCTGGCCACCGGTTTTCAGAATATCATCTACGACAGCACCCACTTTCCCGGGGAACTGAAGGACAGGATCTACGGGCACATCCGAACGAAACTGGCCGGCGAGAAAAAGGAGAAGGATACGGAGGAGCAGTTCCTTTACAAAACGAGGAAAAAAGGCTTCGGCCCCTTCAAGAAAGACCTGTGGGAGCTGCCTCCGGACATCCTCAACGCCCTGTGCGCCGAGTTGGAAAAGCAGTTCTCCTTTCTGTTCGACAGGCTGAACGTCCTGAACACAGAGGATATCGTCGACAGATACGTGAAACCCGTGGATGTCCCCCTGAAAAAACCGGCTTCTCTCTGA
- a CDS encoding fructose-1,6-bisphosphatase, which translates to MRNISDATKEFIDLRRHMWMAGVEVDLRRLIWQIAVTGKYISAKIHESNRKLAGLKNIYGEEQLALDRSSDEILQNQLRYSGFVREYASEELDSIVRIGDGSEKYCVTADPLDGSSLVDTNLAIGTIIGIHKSFFLEPGKESMVAALYITYGPLITMVYSAGKGTHEFVLNREGEYVLSEANITLKERGSIYSLGGLRKDWTPQHTRFVEFLEGEGYKLRYSGGFVPDINQIIIKKGGIFTYPALKGSERGKLRLLYELQPMAFLAEQAGGAATDGMRDILSIKPENLNQRSPVYIGSRFEIEKAREFLTE; encoded by the coding sequence ATGAGAAACATTTCCGATGCGACAAAGGAATTTATCGACCTGAGGCGGCACATGTGGATGGCCGGTGTCGAAGTGGACCTGAGGAGACTGATATGGCAGATCGCCGTCACGGGAAAGTACATATCGGCAAAGATACATGAGTCGAACCGCAAGCTTGCCGGGTTGAAGAACATTTACGGCGAAGAACAGCTCGCACTGGACAGGAGCTCCGACGAGATCCTGCAGAACCAGCTGAGGTACTCCGGGTTCGTCAGGGAGTATGCCTCGGAAGAGCTGGATTCCATCGTTCGGATCGGCGATGGGAGCGAGAAATACTGTGTGACGGCGGACCCCCTGGACGGTTCCTCGCTGGTGGACACCAATCTCGCCATCGGCACGATCATCGGGATCCACAAGAGCTTCTTTCTGGAACCGGGGAAGGAAAGCATGGTGGCGGCCCTCTACATCACTTACGGCCCCCTCATCACCATGGTCTATTCGGCCGGCAAAGGGACCCATGAGTTCGTGCTGAACCGCGAGGGCGAATATGTCCTTTCAGAAGCGAACATAACGCTCAAGGAACGGGGTTCCATATACAGCCTGGGGGGATTGCGGAAAGACTGGACCCCGCAGCATACCCGGTTCGTGGAATTTCTCGAGGGAGAGGGCTACAAGCTGCGGTACAGCGGCGGATTCGTCCCCGACATCAACCAGATCATCATCAAGAAGGGGGGTATCTTCACCTATCCGGCGCTCAAAGGAAGCGAGCGCGGCAAGCTGCGGCTCCTCTACGAACTGCAGCCTATGGCGTTTCTCGCGGAGCAGGCGGGCGGCGCGGCAACGGACGGTATGCGGGACATCCTTTCCATCAAACCTGAAAATCTTAACCAGAGAAGTCCCGTCTATATCGGAAGCCGCTTCGAGATAGAAAAGGCCCGGGAATTCCTGACAGAGTGA
- a CDS encoding carboxymuconolactone decarboxylase family protein yields MTLIQKPASKRGFTVEKLREMSKRRKKAHEQLIALRSNVYESFLAMEEAAFSDGALVKKHKELIAVGISVVINCESCMQWHIEQAAQAGASQQEVLEAVEVGIEMGGGPATVSTRFALEVMGDVFSK; encoded by the coding sequence ATGACGTTAATACAGAAACCTGCTTCAAAGAGAGGATTTACTGTGGAAAAGCTGCGTGAGATGTCGAAAAGAAGGAAAAAGGCGCATGAGCAGTTGATCGCGCTCAGATCGAACGTATACGAATCGTTCCTTGCCATGGAAGAGGCCGCCTTTTCCGACGGCGCCCTGGTGAAGAAGCACAAGGAACTGATCGCCGTCGGCATTTCCGTCGTCATCAATTGTGAATCATGCATGCAGTGGCACATCGAACAGGCGGCCCAGGCCGGGGCCTCTCAACAGGAGGTCCTTGAAGCCGTGGAGGTGGGTATCGAAATGGGCGGCGGGCCCGCCACGGTTTCCACCCGGTTCGCCCTCGAGGTAATGGGGGATGTGTTCTCAAAATAA